From the genome of Alteromonas stellipolaris:
CGGGCTCAACGCCGTTCAGGTAATTAACGGAAATGGTTTTTGCATCAGCGTTGGATAACTCGAGAGCATCTAATCCATCACTAGTGGCCAGTAATAGCCAGCCGTCTACAACGATAATATCTCGAATGAAATGCCGTTGAGCAATGAGTTCGTCACTGAGTATGAAAACTGTCTCGTAAGACATGGTGCGAGTATCAAAACGAATAACCTGTTCAGGCATGGCAATGAACAACGTAGCTTCATCTTGCCAATAAAACTGACTAACATCTTGAAACCAATCTTCTTGGGTTGAAAACGGTAATGCCACTTGTTTGGTGATAGCTTGGGTGCTGAAATCAAGGCGGTAAACACCCGATGCATACGTGCTTATCCAGAGTGCCTTGTCAGTTTCTAAGCTAATTTTGTTTATTGATGCATTGACGAAAAGATCGTTGGGACCTTTTATAATTTTTGTTCTTACGCCATCCCATCGCGCCACGCCGCCATCAGTGGCTATCCATACAAAGCCATCTTTATCTATAGCGATATCGTTTACAACATCTTGTGGAAGCCCATTTTTCGTGGACAACGATTGGAATACTGGATTTGAAAGACGGGGAGACTCAGCGTAGCTAAAAGTGCTAACGAAACAAACAACAAATAAAACTGAGATTAGGTACCAGCGCATGACAACTCGTATGAATGAATCGTTATTATTATTTTTTATAGTGTATCAGAATGTTTGAGTAAATTGCAGCCAGTACCACTAAGTTCCTAAGACGTGCTTGCGTTAAACTTTATTAATCTTGCTGAACAGGAACTCGCCCAGTATTAATAACTTGCCGTCGAATGCTTGGTTGAGGAGCTAACCGATACAAGTCACCGTTTTGCCCCACGTAGTGTTTTTTTACACCACATTCTTTGGCAATCATCGCATGAGCTTTAAGGTGCACCTCTTCGCCATGCACAGGAATAGCAATTTGTGGCTTCACCCAATGGTACATGAGTTTGAGTTCTTCGGCGCATGGGTGACCACTTGCATGAATAGGCAGCTGACTCTCTTCACTCATGATTACTTTTACGCCTCTAGCACTAAGCACATTATTTACTCGCTTAATGCTGTCTTCGTTACCCGGTATTGCAATAGCGGAATAAATAACGGTATCGCCTTTGTCTAATTGTAAATGAGGGTGACTGTCGTTGGCCATTCTAGAAAGGGCGGTATTTTTCTCCCCCTGACTGCCTGTTGCCACACCGAGCACTTCATTTGGTGGCAAGTAGCCTAAATGAAACGCATCTGCCACTGGCAAGTCTACAGGCCAGATTCCTTGTTGGCGGGCAATGCTGTACATATTGATAAGAGAGCGCCCGTATAGAGCAACGTAACGCCCGGTTTTTTGGGCCACCCTAGCTAGGGTAATTAATCGCGCGATATTACTACCAAAACAGGTAACGACGACTCTGCCCTGCAGTGGTTTAACTGTGCTCAACAAACCGTCGTAGCAATTGCGTTCAGAGATGGAGAAACCTGGTTTTGTCGCGTTGGTTGAATCTCCAACCATGGCAAGAATGTTTTCGTTCCCCAATGCGCGATAGGTATTACTGTCAAAAGGCTTACCGGTAATTGGCTGCGCGTCAATTTTCCAGTCGGCAGTATGTAAAACCGTGCCCGCTGACGTGGCTATTTTTAACGCATAAGGTTCGGGCAGCGAATGGGTTACTGATAACCAGCTTACATCAAAGGGCCCTAATGTCAGCGTTTGCTCAGAGGCTATCTCTACTATAGGTACTTTGTTGGCTAATTTGGTTTGCGCAAGTTTACGGCGTAATACTTCGGCAGTAAAAGAAGTGGTATAGATGGGGCACTGAAAACGTGCCCATAAATACGGTAATGCGCCTACATGATCTTCATGCGCATGAGTGATAACAATGCCGGCAATATTCTCTTTTTGCGCCGCAATGAAAGCGGGATCTGGCGCAACTACCCTGTGATGGGTTTGCTTTTTTGTACCAGTATAGCGATAAGGAGGAATAAGCGGTTCATCGAACGACACTCCACAATCTACCATTAACCATTTGCCGTCATGCCCATACAGGTTCAGGTTCATGCCTATTTCCCCAGTTCCCCCTAATGGCAAAAACCAAAGCTCCTCTTTTTTCGGCGTTATCAAACCTTAACCACTCCTTTAACTGCTTTCAGGTTAGAATATAAAACTTCCATGAGAGTTGTTACTATACTTTCATACGTAAATACTTAAAGACCGAATATTTATCATGACCACACCTTTATCTGATATGGAAGCACGTGTTATTGGTGTACTACTTGAAAAGTCAGTGACTACGCCCGAACAATACCCTTTATCGCTTAATGCGCTCACCAATGGATGTAACCAAAAAAGTAACCGATTACCCGTCACTCAGTTAACTGAAGACGAAGTCATTAAAATACTTGATGGATTGAAAGGTAAACGAATTGTTCAAGCTTCATCAGGCTATGGTAGCCGAGTAGACAAATATTCCCACCGTTTTTGTAATACCGAATTTGGAGATATAAAACTTAGCGATCATCAGCAAGCCATTATTACCGAACTCTTATTGCGCGGACCGCAAACACCCGGTGAATTGCGAGGTCGGTGCCAGCGTTTAGCACAATTTGCTGATATCAGCGATGTAGAAGCAACCATCAGCAGCTTACTTGCTTACCAGCCAGATGCACTTATTTTCTCATTACCAAGAGAGTCTGGTAAAAGAGAAATACGCTATAACCACACATTTTGTCAGCGAGGTGGGTATAACGATAACGGCGAAAGTGAAAGCAAAAGCGAAAGTGCTGATACCGTTGAAACACTAAAGGCGGCTTTACTAGAAGTAAAAGCCACCCTTGCCGATTTAGAATCAAGAATTAATGATTTATCGTCAGACGACTAGTGCAAACGCACATTGAGTTGGTCGATAATTTCAGCCCAATCGGCGTCGTCTTCGATAGCCGTTTTCAAGAAAGCTGCTTGGCTTTCAGACCAGAAGGGCGCTTGGAAAATATGTTGGCTCTTATTTAAGCCTTTGTGCGTTTCAATAAAACTGTCTATTGCTTCATCGCTACTATCTAGCCCTAACTGTTCAAACAAACTGCTCATAGTCGGTTGTTCAGTAAACATGGTAGCTCCTCTTCAATCATGATAGTCCGGTAATATTGAAACGCTAAAAGCAAATGATGAGATCATTAAATTTGCTGTGCAAATTCCTCTGGTTCCATCACTTCACCTTCCTCTCCTGGTACCGGACAAACCATCACCGTAAGGTTATCTTGCGTCATGCCGCCCACCCATTTGGTAAGAAAGTCTTTGGTAGAAATTTCCATCGCTTCACAGTCTGACCAGTCTTCAGTTGCCCATAGCAAAGCAAGAGATGATTCCGGCCATACTGGAATACCATCTTCATCGTCTGTCGTTAACATCACGCAACCATGTTCATCTTTAAGAATAAAAAGTTTGCCCGACGTTTTAATTAATTCAACGCTGGCTTCTAAGCGTTCGAATGCGTTCATCTGTAATAATGGGTGTTGAGTTGTCATAATTTTCTCTTTGCTATTAGGCTGGGTGTATGGCCGATACGCTGGTAATTAAGGCTTCTAGCCCTACACGCCTGACTTGTTTCATGGTGTGAAGATAAACTTTCATGGTTATACCTTCTAAAGGCTGTATTAGTGAAATTGCGATAGTTGGATCAAGTTGATTTACCGCTCCTTCAGGAAGTACAGCAACGCCACCCTCATATTGTAGGTTATTAAGCGCTAAGTTGAGCGAGTTCGTACGTAATTTAGCATCACGAAGTTGAGGGTATAACGTAAGCAATAGATCTCTGGCTTTGCTGCCCCAATCAATGGCTACAAACTCTGCCGCGTCGACTACATCACTGCCTTCGCCAATTCGGTATAACCCTAATTGGTTTTCTAGTAACACTTCACTTTTAACTTCTTCTGACTTTAGCGGCTCGGTTGAAAAAGCCAAATCAGTTACCCGCTCGTGCAATTGACGAGACAGGCCATCGAGAGAAAGTACTTCTGCTTTAACAGACCAATCAGGAAATGTGTTATGAAGGTGGCTTAAGGTGGTAGGCAACATTAATTCACTGGCTAACTGCGTTGCCCCGCATACCACATATTCAGAAGACTGAATTTGCAGTTCTTGCTTGGCTTCATTTAGCGTACTGCAAAGCTGCCGTGCGTACGGCAACAGCTTTTCACCCGATTGGGTTAGCTGAATACTATTTCGCTGACGTATGAAAAGCGTGGTATGAAAGTATTCTTCTAGCAACTTGATCCGCGCACTTACCGCAGATTGCGTTAAATAAAGATTTTCAGCTGCTTTGCCAAAATGTCGGGTTTTTGCAACTTCAATAAATGTGGTGAGAAAGCGTATATCCATGCTTCTTACAAAACCGATAAATAAGTGATTGTAAATTGTCACAGATAATACGGCATGTAAACACAAAAGCACAGCAACGCACTGCTATAAAAGCAGTGCGTTGTATTTATTTTCAACTAAGAAGCGCATTAACTGCCTTCGTGCATCAAACGGCGCTGTTTCTCTCGACGTTGTAAGTCACGATTCTGTTTATTCTTTACGCTTTGGTGGCGCTTAGTGCCCACCTTCTTGGTGTGAAAGTTTTCCTCTTCTACCGAGTCCAATTCTTCACTTTGGTAACGATAGTCTTTACTCATGTCTATCTCTAGGTTATTGCCACTTCGTCATTATTATCTTGGCGCCAAAAATAGAAAACGAATTTTTCTCATCGTTGCGACAATAATTTTTTGTAGTGAGTTTTGGTCATGTATTTCGCTTCGTCGTCTCAATTCACCTACACCTGACCGCCCTTTCATCGCCACATCACAACAATTACAAAATAAATTAAATTTCAATAACTTGAGCATCTTAAAAAGGAGCAGAATCTGTAAATTCACGTTTTTCACGCCCCATAAACTCGTACATTTTTTGGCGTTATATTTTCCAACAAAATTTTTTATTGAGAAGGAAAAAATGTTTTGTTTTATGTTCTGATTCTTTTGTCTTAAAAGTTCGCTTGAAGACAACTCAATGCTGGGTACAACCATGAAAAATTTATCAATTCGCGTTTCTCAAAAACCTTTTATAGATAGACAAAAATTTCCTTATGGCTTTCGAAAATCTGGCGACTTCAGTATTGGTGAGGCAGATATACTAACCGGTTATGGAAAGACCTTACTGGCACTAGAATGCGGGGAGCTATCACCAGAGACAGATGATGAGCGTCACTTTCTAGACTTTATCAGTGGTAAAGTGGAAGCTGAAAACGCTTTAGAGCGCACTTGGGCCAAGTACGTACGCTTATCTCGAGGCAAGAAACACTTCTACACATTACATAGCAGCGCTGCGAGTAACCAATCGGATTACGATGAAGATTACAGCGATGAAGCATTCGATGTAGCCTAATTTTAGATTCGACCTCTTATCAACCAGCTTGGTGCAAATCGGGCTGGTTACCTTTATTTGTGATATTTCCCTCGCTATTCAACCTGTTTGTTGATCCATATCTAGATTGCGCCCGAACAAATCTTTGCATATTTGTAATGTTCAAACAGATGGTTCTATATTAATAACTTAGCATTGTGAAATTGCTATTTTACGCAAACCACGCTGTTAGAAAAATAGTAGAACAATATCTAATGAATTACCCAAGCCTGAAGGCAAAGGAGGCGCAGCGATGATGGTGTCATATAAACAGATTAAACATTTTTCAATTCATGCTACCGATAAGGACATAGGCGGCGTACGAGATATACTTTTCGACGATAAAGATTTCGTTGTTAGATATGTAGTTGCCGATACAAATACGTGGCTTCCCCTAAGCAGGAAAGTGGTTATTTCACCTATTTCGGTCACACGTGTTGATCGGGAAGAAGAAACCGTTGATGTATCCATGACGGCAGACACGCTTAAAAACAGCCCATCAATTGACGAGCACAAACCAGTTTCAAGAGAATTCGAAGAAACGCTATTTCGTTACTTTGGCTACGGCTATTACTGGATTGGCCCTGGCGCGTGGGGCGATTTCGCTCACCCAAACCAACTAGCCGATCCTGAGTTAGCAGCCATGGGTAAAGAGGAGTTAGATAATAAACCTGACAATCATCTAAGAGCTTGCGGCGAAATCAGTGGTTACGAAGTGGCCACCCAAGACGACAATGTTGGGCACATCAGCGATTTCATATTTGATACTGAAGGTTGGCAAATTCAGTTGTTAGTGGTAGATACAAACAACTGGCTACCGGGTGGTAAAAAGCTTGCAGTACTGCCCTCAGACATCAAGAATATCGATTGGTCTTCACATAATGTCTCGGTCGTCCTAACCCACGAGGGGTTGATGGCTAGACCGGAAGTTGACCTTGATAAATTGGGTGACACTGCATACGTAGAGGCCTTGATAGCGAATGCGAAGCTTGTCTAACTAAGTCGAGTGCCATTTGAGCAAGAGCGATTAACTGTCTTTTAGCAAACTTTTAACTAAGGTTAATCGTTCTGAGCGCAAAAGAACTTGTGGAGCAGGCCAATAGTTTGCTTCACTCTTTCGTCGGCTAGCCGATAGTAAATGGTTTGTCCGTCACGGCGTGTGGCCACCATTTTTGATTCTCTTAATAGGGCCAAATGTTGTGAAATCACAGGCTGAGAAACGTCTACTTGGTCTAACATTTGGGTAACAGATAACTCTTTATCCACTAAAGAGCAAAGAACCATTAAACGGGTTTTATTCGCCAACTGCTTTAGATAGAGCTCAGCTTCCATTGTATATTGAGCCATTTCGCTCGTATCTACAGATAGATTATCAACGGCTAGATTATCAGTCATAACAACTCACTTATAAATTTACGTAGACGAGCTACCAACCCGCCATATTATACTAAAGTATACTACTATAGCGGCGAACGCCAAAACTCAATGTCATTTTTTTATAAAAAATATAATGAAAATAGGTGCTAGAAAATATAACCACTTCCTTATATAGTAAACTCATCATTATTTTTCAAGGTGTTCTAATGTTAATTGATATCACTACTAGACTCGCTAATATCCCTTTCCCGCTACGTTGTATTACGGCTAAAGAAGCGATGCAGGAAATATCTTCTAATCATGGTTTATTACTTGATGTTCGTGAGCCCGCAGAGGCAGCGTCTAGCCCGGTTGAAGCTGCATTAAATATTCCTCGTGGCGTGATAGAGATGAAAGTTATCGAAAAATGTAAAGATGCTAAGTTTCCAATCTATATTCATTGCGCCTCGGGTATTCGCGCCAAATTAGCAGCCGAACAGCTAATGAACATGGGGTATGACAACGTGAGCGTGGTAACCTGTTCAATAGGCGATATTAAGCAAGCCACCGACGCATAAGCGCTGACAGCCTCTGGTCGCTTGTGGTATAACCGCTCTATACAGTGACAGAATAATCGATTAGAGCTCGCGATGTTAAAATCTACGTTAGAACAATGGCGCATGTTTAAGGCTGTGGTAGATGCTGGAGGCTTCAATCAAGCTGCCGCATTAGTGCACAAGAGCCAATCTAGTGTGCATCATGCGGTTCAAAAGTTAGAAAATGCCATTGGCGTTGTGCTGTTCGAAAACAGTGGTCGTAAGGTAAAATTGTCCCCTCAAGGGGAGTTGATGTATCGTCGAGCAGCGTTCGTTTTGAATGAAGCTCAAAAGTTAGAAGCGGTAGCGGCTAGCTTACAAGCAGGAACTGAAACACTTCTTCGTATCGCCGTTGATATTATTTTTCCATCAGACTTACTCTATAACGTACTAAGCAAGGTGTCTGAAGAATTCCCGCTGCTGCGTATCGAGATTGAAGAAACTGTATTAAGCGGCGCAAACTCCCTACTAGATAGTGGCAATGTCGATATCGCAATTTCACCTTTCCCCTACCCCGGCGGTTTCAGTGAAGATTTATGCGAGATAGACTTTGCCGCGGTAGCACATGTCAACCATCCTCTGCACGCACTCGACCGCGCATTAACATTAGAAGATCTCAAGTCGCATCGCCAAATAGTAGTAAGAGATTCATCGGCTGAACGTAAAGTTGATGCAGGTTGGCTTGGCGCCGATCAGCGCTGGACGGTTAGCCACATTAGAACGTCGGTAGATATGATTTCTCAAGGGCTTGGGTTTGCTTGGATCCCTATCGCTATCATCAAAAAAGAATTAGAAGAAGGGCTGTTGCTGCCGCTTCCAATTGATAGCAACAGTGGGTTACGCCGCGCCATGCTTTATCTTACATTTGAAGATGGTGACGGCCTAGGGCCCGCAGCAAGAAGCTTTATCGGTGAACTTAGATATCAATCGATGCAGCTTCCTTCTGCTGATGGCATGCTTGATCAATGTACAGAGTCTCTGCATCGTTAGCATAAGCTGTGGGAACACGGTTATAGCAAAAGTGTTATAGCCAAGCTGTACTTAACGTAAAACCTCAGAAGCAAGAACTCGGGTATTTTAACCAATATCTAGTTTGTCCAATTCCAAGTATAGCCAGCGCTTGGTTTACCCAATACCAAGCGCAATTTGTTGGCCGCCATACAAGAAACCAAATAGAGCAATGGATAGCCCAAAGAGTGCTACAGCGCCGTCATCCGTTGCCATACCTATAGCCATAATCAATACGGCGAACGCCGGTATTAACCCCATGAAGGGTAC
Proteins encoded in this window:
- a CDS encoding DUF2750 domain-containing protein produces the protein MTTQHPLLQMNAFERLEASVELIKTSGKLFILKDEHGCVMLTTDDEDGIPVWPESSLALLWATEDWSDCEAMEISTKDFLTKWVGGMTQDNLTVMVCPVPGEEGEVMEPEEFAQQI
- a CDS encoding ArsR/SmtB family transcription factor, giving the protein MTDNLAVDNLSVDTSEMAQYTMEAELYLKQLANKTRLMVLCSLVDKELSVTQMLDQVDVSQPVISQHLALLRESKMVATRRDGQTIYYRLADERVKQTIGLLHKFFCAQND
- a CDS encoding PRC-barrel domain-containing protein, with the protein product MMVSYKQIKHFSIHATDKDIGGVRDILFDDKDFVVRYVVADTNTWLPLSRKVVISPISVTRVDREEETVDVSMTADTLKNSPSIDEHKPVSREFEETLFRYFGYGYYWIGPGAWGDFAHPNQLADPELAAMGKEELDNKPDNHLRACGEISGYEVATQDDNVGHISDFIFDTEGWQIQLLVVDTNNWLPGGKKLAVLPSDIKNIDWSSHNVSVVLTHEGLMARPEVDLDKLGDTAYVEALIANAKLV
- the maoP gene encoding DUF413 domain-containing protein; the encoded protein is MKNLSIRVSQKPFIDRQKFPYGFRKSGDFSIGEADILTGYGKTLLALECGELSPETDDERHFLDFISGKVEAENALERTWAKYVRLSRGKKHFYTLHSSAASNQSDYDEDYSDEAFDVA
- a CDS encoding DUF2789 domain-containing protein, with product MFTEQPTMSSLFEQLGLDSSDEAIDSFIETHKGLNKSQHIFQAPFWSESQAAFLKTAIEDDADWAEIIDQLNVRLH
- a CDS encoding rhodanese-like domain-containing protein codes for the protein MLIDITTRLANIPFPLRCITAKEAMQEISSNHGLLLDVREPAEAASSPVEAALNIPRGVIEMKVIEKCKDAKFPIYIHCASGIRAKLAAEQLMNMGYDNVSVVTCSIGDIKQATDA
- a CDS encoding LysR family transcriptional regulator codes for the protein MLKSTLEQWRMFKAVVDAGGFNQAAALVHKSQSSVHHAVQKLENAIGVVLFENSGRKVKLSPQGELMYRRAAFVLNEAQKLEAVAASLQAGTETLLRIAVDIIFPSDLLYNVLSKVSEEFPLLRIEIEETVLSGANSLLDSGNVDIAISPFPYPGGFSEDLCEIDFAAVAHVNHPLHALDRALTLEDLKSHRQIVVRDSSAERKVDAGWLGADQRWTVSHIRTSVDMISQGLGFAWIPIAIIKKELEEGLLLPLPIDSNSGLRRAMLYLTFEDGDGLGPAARSFIGELRYQSMQLPSADGMLDQCTESLHR
- a CDS encoding LysR family transcriptional regulator, whose amino-acid sequence is MDIRFLTTFIEVAKTRHFGKAAENLYLTQSAVSARIKLLEEYFHTTLFIRQRNSIQLTQSGEKLLPYARQLCSTLNEAKQELQIQSSEYVVCGATQLASELMLPTTLSHLHNTFPDWSVKAEVLSLDGLSRQLHERVTDLAFSTEPLKSEEVKSEVLLENQLGLYRIGEGSDVVDAAEFVAIDWGSKARDLLLTLYPQLRDAKLRTNSLNLALNNLQYEGGVAVLPEGAVNQLDPTIAISLIQPLEGITMKVYLHTMKQVRRVGLEALITSVSAIHPA
- a CDS encoding YceH family protein, with the protein product MTTPLSDMEARVIGVLLEKSVTTPEQYPLSLNALTNGCNQKSNRLPVTQLTEDEVIKILDGLKGKRIVQASSGYGSRVDKYSHRFCNTEFGDIKLSDHQQAIITELLLRGPQTPGELRGRCQRLAQFADISDVEATISSLLAYQPDALIFSLPRESGKREIRYNHTFCQRGGYNDNGESESKSESADTVETLKAALLEVKATLADLESRINDLSSDD
- a CDS encoding ribonuclease J → MNLNLYGHDGKWLMVDCGVSFDEPLIPPYRYTGTKKQTHHRVVAPDPAFIAAQKENIAGIVITHAHEDHVGALPYLWARFQCPIYTTSFTAEVLRRKLAQTKLANKVPIVEIASEQTLTLGPFDVSWLSVTHSLPEPYALKIATSAGTVLHTADWKIDAQPITGKPFDSNTYRALGNENILAMVGDSTNATKPGFSISERNCYDGLLSTVKPLQGRVVVTCFGSNIARLITLARVAQKTGRYVALYGRSLINMYSIARQQGIWPVDLPVADAFHLGYLPPNEVLGVATGSQGEKNTALSRMANDSHPHLQLDKGDTVIYSAIAIPGNEDSIKRVNNVLSARGVKVIMSEESQLPIHASGHPCAEELKLMYHWVKPQIAIPVHGEEVHLKAHAMIAKECGVKKHYVGQNGDLYRLAPQPSIRRQVINTGRVPVQQD